The window GCGGAAACCGGCGTGCCGGAACCGAAACCCGGTCTGGCTACCGATGCTCATGGCGGTATTTTATTTATTGATGAAATCGGTGAAATGGAAAGTATGCTGCAAAATAAGCTGCTGAAAGTACTGGAGGACAAGCGGGTATTTTTTGATTCGGTTTATTACGATCCTAGTGATCCCAATGTGCCGAAGTATATTCAAAAGCTGTTTGAGGACGGAGCACCGGCGGACTTTATCCTCATCGGTGCTACTACCCGGGAATCACAGGATATCAATCCGGCCATCCGATCCCGCTGTGCCGAAATTTACTTTGAACCGCTTACACCCAAATATATTGAGGAGATTGTATACAACGCTGCCGTTAAACTAAAGGTAGAGATGGAACCGGATGTGCCCCAGCTGATCAGTGAATACACCATTGAAGGCCGTAAGGCCATCAATATTCTGGCTGACGCCTATGGCATTGCCTTATACCGGGCCGGAGAAAACACGGATAAAATTACCATTACCCTGCCTGATGTGTACCGGGTATTTCAGGTCAGCCGGCTGACTCCCTATGTCAGTCACAAGGCTTCTGCCACCTGGGAGGTCGGTAAAGTTTTCGGTCTGGGCGTTGCCGGGTATCTGGGCTCGGTATTGGAAATTGAAGCGGTGGCCTTTCCTGCCGCTACCCCGGGCAAAGGCGGAATCCGCTTTAATGACACGGCCGGCAGTATGGCCAAAGATTCGGTGTTTAATGCGGCGGCAGTTGTCCGCAAAGTAACGGGACAGGACTTGGCCAACTATGATTTGCATATCAATGTCATCGGCGGCGGTAGAATTGATGGGCCATCGGCCGGTACCGCCATTGTGGCAGCCATTGTTTCTGCTGTTACCGGCAAGCCGATTTGCCAGGAGATTGCCGTTACCGGTGAAATTTCCATTCAAGGCAAAGTCAAAGCCGTAGGCGGGGTGTTTGAAAAAGCCTACGGGGCCAAGCAGGCGGGTATTGTCACGATGATTATTCCGCAGGAAAATGAACAGGATATCCCTGCCGGGCACTTGGGCCTTGCCATTCGTCCGGTGGCAACAGTGGAAGAAGCCCTGAATATTTTGTTTACCGCTGGGGTAAAAGTGAGCGCGTAGGAGGTTTTTTCCTTGTTAGATAGAGTACCACCGCAAAACGTCGAGGCGGAACAGGCCGTTCTCGGCGCCATGCTGATAGAGCGTGAGGCCATCTCTAAGGTGGCCGAATTTTTACGTCCGGAAGATTTTTATCGGGAAGCCCACCGGTTGATTTATAAAACGGCTCTGGAATTGTTCAATCGCAACGACGCCGTGGACATGGTTACCATCATTGAGCATCTTCGTAAAGTGGATAAACTGGAAGTGGCAGGCGGTATTGCTTATGTCACTTCTCTGGCTAACAGTGTGCCAACGGCGGCTAACGTCCTCTACCATGCCAGGATCGTGGAAGAAAAATCCTTGCTCCGGCAGCTCATTAACGCTGCTACCAATATTGCCGGAATGGGGTATGAAGACAGCGAAGAAGTAGCCGATATTCTTGATCATGCCGAAAAAATGATTCTGGATGTGTCAAACCGTAAATTGGGTCAGGAATTCACCCCCATTAAAAACATTATTTTTGAAGCCTTCGACCGTATCCAGGGATTATATGAATCTAAAGGCGGCATTACCGGGTTGCCGTCCGGCTTTGTCGATTTAGATAAGCTGACTTCCGGCCTGCAGCCTTCCGACCTTATTTTGATTGCTGCCCGGCCCAGTATGGGGAAGACCGCCTTTGTGCTGAACATTGCCGAGCACGTGGCGGTCCATGAAAAGCAGGCGGTAGCCTTTTTTAGTTTGGAAATGTCCAAAGAGCAGTTGGTGCAGCGGATGTTATGCGCCGAGGCGCCAATTGATTCCCAGCGGCTGCGGATTGGCGATTTGGAAGGGAAAGACTGGCAGAAACTGGTTGGCGCAGCGGACCGGCTGTCGGCCGCGCCGATTTTTATCGACGACACCCCCGGTATTACCGTGCTGGAAATGCGGGCGAAAGCCCGGCGGCTGAAGATTGAGCATGATTTAAAGTTGATCATCATTGACTATCTGCAGCTGATGCAGGGAAGCATCAGGGGCGGTCGCACCAGCGAAAACCGGCAGCAGGAAATCTCGGAAATTTCCCGTTCCCTTAAAGGTCTGGCCAGGGAACTTCATGTTCCGGTCATCGCTTTGTCCCAGCTCAGCCGCAGCGTTGAGTCCCGTCAGGTGAAAAAGCCGATGTTAAGTGACCTCAGAGAATCCGGCTCGTTGGAGCAGGACGCTGACATTGTGATTTTTTTGTACCGGGAAGATTACTACGATCCGGATACTGAAAAGAAAAATATCACCGATGTCATTATTGCCAAGCACCGCAATGGCCCGGTGGATACGATTCAACTCTTTTTCCACAAGCAGTTTACCAAATTTGTTGACTTGTCCAAACGGCCGGAGTAAACAAAAAGGGATAAGAAAAAAATGAGACGGGGTTGATTCCATGAAAGTAGCAGTTGTAGATGGGCAAGGCGGCGGTATTGGAAAACTCATTACAGAAAGGCTGCAAAAAGAAATCGGTGAAAAAATAGAAGTTTTTGCTTTTGGAACAAACGCTTTGGCCACTGCGGTTATGCTTAAGGCCGGCGCTAATGAGGGTGCGACTGGCGAGAACGCAATTGTTCAAAACATGGCTAAAATGGATATTATTGTGGGACCGGTTGGCATAGTAGTTGCCCATTCCATGCTGGGGGAATTGACGCCGGCGATGGCGGAAGCCATTGGTAAAAGTGACGCCCGAAAAATGCTGTTGCCAATTAACCGCTGCGGTATCCTGGTTATTGGAACCGGGGGCGAGTCATTACCGCATTTAGTGGATAGCTTAGTCAAAGAAATTAAAGAAATGTGAAGCAAAATTAGATCACATACAATCGCCGAAAAGCTGTGCCCCATTTAGGAAAGGAGCAGAAGGCGTGACGTATATATACACACCTTTTGTCTGGCCGTTTGTAGCAACAGTCATTATGAACCTGTTGATGATTGTGTATGTTTTAAAAAATCCAGACAGAAAAGGTGTCGTTGCTTTTAGCCTTACTATGGTGTTTTGTTCGCTGTGGTGTGTGGAAACCGTGATGGTATATAGTGCCACCAGTTTGGAGATAAAAAATTTCTGGGCTAAAGCGGGGTTTCCTACCCATAGCTTCGGGGCGTTGGCCTGGCTGATTATGATTTTGCAAATGACCGATCAGCCATATTGGGCAAATCGGAAAAGGGTTGTGGTGCTTAGTATTATTCCTACAATCACCATGCTGCTGGCCTGGACGAATGATCTTCACGGCTTGGTGTGGCAGCAGGCGGCGATTAATAGTGACGGAACCTTTACCCGAATCTGGGGCTGGTGGTTTTGGGTGCATTCCGTTTACTCGGACGGGATGAGCTTTTTTTCCGTTTTCCTTGCCGCTTGGTTTTGGCGGAGCAAGGCACCGCTTTACGGCAGGCAATTTGGGTGCCTGACTTTTTCCGTATTGTTTGTTATGGTCGTCAATGCCTTGTATATCCTGGGGATCTGGCGAGGTATCGATCCGACTACCGTGGCTTGGGGAATAGCCAGCTTGTTTGTTACCAGGGCTTTGTTTCGCAACAAACTGTTTGACCTTGTACCCATTGCCCGGAACCGGATTATGGAAAGTGTGGCAGACGGCATTGTGGTGTTGGATGGGGAAAACCGGATTGTTGATATGAATCCTGCCGCCCAGGTAATATTTGACTGTAACGTGGCGGAAAATATCGGTCGTTATGCGGTTGAATTTTTTGAGCAGCAGCCGGTGCTGCAGGAACTGATTATCGCTGAAGGGACGTATGCCGAATTTCAATCCATGCGGTTTCAACAAGAACGTTACTATGAAATTTTCTGCTCACCGCTGAAGAATGAGCGGGGGATTTTTTTGGGAAAACTTTTAAACATTCGTGATATTACAGGCAAAAAATTAGCGGAGCAGGAACTTTTACAAAAGCAGCAGGAAATAGCGAGACAGGAAGAAAGAGAGCGAATGGCGCGGGATCTTCACGATAATCTGGGACAAATACTGGGGTTTGTCAATGTTCAGGCCCGGGCCATTAGGGAGTATTTAAGCCAAGATCAACTGGACATTGCAGTCCGGTGTCTGGATCGTTTAACCGAAGTGGCACAGGAAGCGCACAAAACCGTGCGGAAGACGATTTTATCCATGCAAGGCGATATGATACCCCAAGTGGCGGGAGCAGCTGATTTTTTTCAGGCGGTAGACCGGCAGGTTAATTTATTTGTACAAGGCTTCGGCCTTGCTGCCGAAATTGATTATGCCGGGGCGCAAAACTTTGTACTGCATGATTCCAGGATGTACGGACAAATCCTAAACATTTTAAAGGAAGCAATGAATAATATTGTTAAGCACTCTCAGGCCAGGTCCATGAAAATTGTATTTAGGGAAAAAGACAATACCTTGCGCTTGTCTGTTACGGATAACGGCTGTGGCTTTGATACCAAGTTTGCCGGATTGGCTTATGCGAATCGTTACGGGCTGCTGTTTATGAAAGAGCGGGCAGCAGAGTTGGGAGGCTGCTGCCAGATCCGTTCCACAGTGGGACAAGGGACAACCGTATTACTGCAAATCCCTACGCAGCCGAAAAGAGCCATTCGGCAAGAGTTCTCTGCGTTGTTATGAATAAAAGAAAAGTGCCCTGCTGCGTATTATAACAGCAGGGCACTTTGTGTCAGAGGAAAAGATTAATATTCATTAAACATGGTTTGAATCTCTTCGAGATTATCTGTTTTGGTTAGTGCCAGCATTAACAGAATACGTGCTTTTTGCGGATTCAGGGTATCGGCCATTAAG is drawn from Veillonellales bacterium and contains these coding sequences:
- the lonC gene encoding Lon family ATP-dependent protease, with translation MKDFFNKILRGTLPVLKIDEDDQLKRQVAAMYSLYSGIIGPEKLVLKAGKMEALTLIKSERLPERVLALQKLVFEDPTLEELPGKADIPAILTAIEDELADMMARRVVEENIEKKINDKMDERHQEYVKELKMQVLKEEDNNVENPQTLKKYAMLEVMDQRKLTKSVMELLRPASLGEIVGQERAVEALQAKLASPYPQHLLLYGPPGVGKTTAARLVLEAAKKLKFTPFAGDAPFVEVDGTTLRWDPRDMTNPLLGSVHDPIYQGAKRDLAETGVPEPKPGLATDAHGGILFIDEIGEMESMLQNKLLKVLEDKRVFFDSVYYDPSDPNVPKYIQKLFEDGAPADFILIGATTRESQDINPAIRSRCAEIYFEPLTPKYIEEIVYNAAVKLKVEMEPDVPQLISEYTIEGRKAINILADAYGIALYRAGENTDKITITLPDVYRVFQVSRLTPYVSHKASATWEVGKVFGLGVAGYLGSVLEIEAVAFPAATPGKGGIRFNDTAGSMAKDSVFNAAAVVRKVTGQDLANYDLHINVIGGGRIDGPSAGTAIVAAIVSAVTGKPICQEIAVTGEISIQGKVKAVGGVFEKAYGAKQAGIVTMIIPQENEQDIPAGHLGLAIRPVATVEEALNILFTAGVKVSA
- the dnaB gene encoding replicative DNA helicase, which gives rise to MLDRVPPQNVEAEQAVLGAMLIEREAISKVAEFLRPEDFYREAHRLIYKTALELFNRNDAVDMVTIIEHLRKVDKLEVAGGIAYVTSLANSVPTAANVLYHARIVEEKSLLRQLINAATNIAGMGYEDSEEVADILDHAEKMILDVSNRKLGQEFTPIKNIIFEAFDRIQGLYESKGGITGLPSGFVDLDKLTSGLQPSDLILIAARPSMGKTAFVLNIAEHVAVHEKQAVAFFSLEMSKEQLVQRMLCAEAPIDSQRLRIGDLEGKDWQKLVGAADRLSAAPIFIDDTPGITVLEMRAKARRLKIEHDLKLIIIDYLQLMQGSIRGGRTSENRQQEISEISRSLKGLARELHVPVIALSQLSRSVESRQVKKPMLSDLRESGSLEQDADIVIFLYREDYYDPDTEKKNITDVIIAKHRNGPVDTIQLFFHKQFTKFVDLSKRPE
- a CDS encoding DUF3842 family protein; protein product: MKVAVVDGQGGGIGKLITERLQKEIGEKIEVFAFGTNALATAVMLKAGANEGATGENAIVQNMAKMDIIVGPVGIVVAHSMLGELTPAMAEAIGKSDARKMLLPINRCGILVIGTGGESLPHLVDSLVKEIKEM
- a CDS encoding histidine kinase N-terminal 7TM domain-containing protein, with translation MTYIYTPFVWPFVATVIMNLLMIVYVLKNPDRKGVVAFSLTMVFCSLWCVETVMVYSATSLEIKNFWAKAGFPTHSFGALAWLIMILQMTDQPYWANRKRVVVLSIIPTITMLLAWTNDLHGLVWQQAAINSDGTFTRIWGWWFWVHSVYSDGMSFFSVFLAAWFWRSKAPLYGRQFGCLTFSVLFVMVVNALYILGIWRGIDPTTVAWGIASLFVTRALFRNKLFDLVPIARNRIMESVADGIVVLDGENRIVDMNPAAQVIFDCNVAENIGRYAVEFFEQQPVLQELIIAEGTYAEFQSMRFQQERYYEIFCSPLKNERGIFLGKLLNIRDITGKKLAEQELLQKQQEIARQEERERMARDLHDNLGQILGFVNVQARAIREYLSQDQLDIAVRCLDRLTEVAQEAHKTVRKTILSMQGDMIPQVAGAADFFQAVDRQVNLFVQGFGLAAEIDYAGAQNFVLHDSRMYGQILNILKEAMNNIVKHSQARSMKIVFREKDNTLRLSVTDNGCGFDTKFAGLAYANRYGLLFMKERAAELGGCCQIRSTVGQGTTVLLQIPTQPKRAIRQEFSALL